Within the Enterobacter bugandensis genome, the region CACGAATGATGCAACCCGCGCGGAAGATCTTCGCGATCTCGCCGTAGTTCAGGTCCCAGTTATTCTCGTCAGACGCCGCACGCAGCTGTGAGAAGCCCTGCGCGTAGGAGACGATTTTACCCAGGTACAGGGCGCGACGAACTTTCTCGACGAACTCAGCTTTGTCACCGGCTGGTTTAGCCTGTGGGCCTGACAGCACTTTAGAAGCAGCAACGCGCTGCTCTTTCAGAGAAGAGATATAACGCGCAAAGACGGATTCGGTGATCAGAGACAGCGGCTCACCCAGATCCAGAGAGCTCTGGCTGGTCCATTTACCGGTACCTTTGTTCGCTGCTTCATCCAGGATCACATCAACCAGGTATTTACCCTCTTCATCTTTTTTCGTGAAGATATCTTTGGTGATGTCGATCAGGTAGCTGTTCAACTCGCCTTTGTTCCACTCGGTAAAGGTTTCAGCCAGCTCTTCATTAGAGAGATTCAGGCCGCCTTTCAGCAGGGAGTATGCTTCTGCAATCAGCTGCATATCGCCGTATTCGATGCCGTTGTGCACCATTTTTACATAGTGACCCGCACCGTCCGGACCGATATAAGTCACACACGGCTCGCCATCTTCCGCAACAGCAGCGATTTTAGTCAGAATAGGCGCAACCAGTTCGTACGCTTCTTTCTGGCCACCAGGCATGATAGATGGGCCTTTCAGCGCACCCTCTTCACCACCGGAAACACCGGTACCGATGAAGTTGAAGCCTTCAGCGGACAATTCACGGTTACGACGAATGGTGTCCTGGAAGAAGGTGTTACCGCCATCAATGATGATGTCGCCTTTTTCGAGGTAAGGCTTCAGGGAGTCGATAGCTGCATCGGTACCTGCGCCCGCTTTCACCATTAGCAGGATTCGACGAGGCGTTTCCAGAGACTCAACGAACTCTTTCACCGTATAGAAAGGAACCAGCTTCTTGCCTGGGTTCTCGGCAATCACTTCTTCAGTCTTATCACGGGAGCGGTTGAAAACGGAGACGGTATAACCACGGCTTTCGATGTTGAGCGCCAGGTTGCGCCCCATCACTGCCATACCGACAACGCCGATCTGTTGCTTGGACATTACATACTCCTGTCAGGTGTGGTCCCACCAGGTACTTCCCGGTGGATATATTATCGAATAATCTTAACTCAGAAATCGAGAGCAGAGGTAGGTAATTATGGTCATTAATACACTTTAGCCATAACAAAAGCATGGCTTTATCAAGTGGTCATTTTTGCGTCGTTGAAATACATTGCTTTTTATATTCTTTAATAGTTTTCTGGTAAATATAATAGCTTAACTTAGGTATACGTTTCAAATTCTTATCATCGAAATCGACACCAATTATTCCAAACCTATTTTTGTAACCCCATAACCATTCGAAATTATCGAGCAAGCTCCAAAATAGATAGCCCTGAATATCCAATCCTTCCTTTTTTGCATTCATAACGGCAGTAACATGTCTCTTGAGATAGTCTGCTCTCAACTTATCAGAAATGACCCCTTCCTTAAGTTTTTCATCAGCTAAACCAAAACCTGCACCATTCTCAGTAATAATGAAGGTAGG harbors:
- the gndA gene encoding NADP-dependent phosphogluconate dehydrogenase; translated protein: MSKQQIGVVGMAVMGRNLALNIESRGYTVSVFNRSRDKTEEVIAENPGKKLVPFYTVKEFVESLETPRRILLMVKAGAGTDAAIDSLKPYLEKGDIIIDGGNTFFQDTIRRNRELSAEGFNFIGTGVSGGEEGALKGPSIMPGGQKEAYELVAPILTKIAAVAEDGEPCVTYIGPDGAGHYVKMVHNGIEYGDMQLIAEAYSLLKGGLNLSNEELAETFTEWNKGELNSYLIDITKDIFTKKDEEGKYLVDVILDEAANKGTGKWTSQSSLDLGEPLSLITESVFARYISSLKEQRVAASKVLSGPQAKPAGDKAEFVEKVRRALYLGKIVSYAQGFSQLRAASDENNWDLNYGEIAKIFRAGCIIRAQFLQKITDAYAENAGIANLLLAPYFKKIADEYQQALRDVVAYAVQNGIPVPTFSAAVAYYDSYRAAVLPANLIQAQRDYFGAHTYKRTDKEGVFHTEWME